In Mycolicibacterium lutetiense, the sequence GCGCAATGTCAGCGGTGAGGTGCCCGCACCGCCCGAACAGGTGCGGGCGTTCTACGTCGATCTGGACAACATCCCGCGGGTGCACCCGCTCGTGCAGTGGGTGCGCAGCACATCCCGGGTGGACCTGGCCGACGGATACCAGCAGGACTATCGGGTGCGCGATCGGATCCCGTTGGGGCCGATGGGTCTTCCGATCACGTATCGCGCCCGGGTGATCGTCCCCACCGCCGGCCCGGTGACCGCACACGCCAGACAGTTCCCGCAGGTGCGGCTGGACAGTCGGGTGGACTTCGTGACGATCGTCACCGGCACCC encodes:
- a CDS encoding SRPBCC family protein, whose protein sequence is MNIWIGQARRNVSGEVPAPPEQVRAFYVDLDNIPRVHPLVQWVRSTSRVDLADGYQQDYRVRDRIPLGPMGLPITYRARVIVPTAGPVTAHARQFPQVRLDSRVDFVTIVTGTRITEELTIAAPRPLLALTVEQAVAAHTTMLAAIAKVMSD